In Cervus elaphus chromosome 5, mCerEla1.1, whole genome shotgun sequence, the following proteins share a genomic window:
- the LOC122695653 gene encoding ribosomal biogenesis factor-like, whose amino-acid sequence MVPSSSRESEAKDKLREQKSRHVLHIVNQKNFQVKDKAKLATTDLKERNTLIPQQGHENKPVNVDEATSLMAQV is encoded by the exons CTTCACGAGAATCAGAGGCCAAGGACAAACTAAGAGAGCAGAAGTCCAGGCATGTACTCCACATAGTCAACCAAAAAAACTTTCAGGTTAAAGATAAAGCAAAACTAGCTACCACCGATCTTAAAGAGAGAAACACT CTGATTCCTCAGCAAGGTCATGAAAACAAACCAGTTAATGTTGATGAAGCTACAAGTTTGATGGCGCAAGTGTAA